The following is a genomic window from Paenibacillus sp. FSL R5-0766.
GACTTACATATGCTTCGCCGTTTTATGTCTTATTATCGTCCTTACAAAAGACTCTTTATCTTGGACTTCTCCTGTGCCATCGCTGCCGCTCTGCTGGAGCTGGCCTTTCCACTCGCCGTTAACCGGGTGGTCGATCAACTGCTTCCGGCTGGCAATTGGTCCATGATCTTAGCGGCGTGTGTTGGATTGCTCGGCATCTACCTGCTCAGTTCCATTTTCCATTATGCAGTGACCTATTGGGGCCACAAACTTGGCATTAACATCGAATCCGATATGCGGCGTGAACTGTTCCAGCGTGTACAGAAACAGTCCTTCCGCTTCTTCGATAACAATAAGACCGGACATCTGGTCTCCCGCATGACCAACGACCTGATGGATATTGGTGAGATCGCGCATCACGGACCCGAGGACCTGTTCATTGCCCTCATGACACTCGCCGGAGCTTTCGGGATTATGCTGGGGATCAACTGGCAGCTCGCCGTGATGACGTTCATCATCGTTCCGCTGATGATCTACCTGTCACTGTATTTCAGTCGCAAAATGTCCAAGGCGTTCAAGCGCATGTTTGCGGATATCGCCGATTATAACGCACGGGTAGAAAATAATGTGAGCGGCATCCGTGTGGTACAAGCTTTTGCCAATGAAAAACATGAAGTAGGACGTTTCGTTGAGAACAACGAACGTTTCCGGCTTACAAAACTAATCACCTACCGTATTATGGCCTGGAACTCTTCACTCAGTTTTATCCTGATGAAATTTGTATCGCTGTTTGTACTGGTATGTGGAACCTGGTTTGTCATTCAAGGCAGTATGACCTACGGGGAATTCATCGCTTTTGTGATGCTCTCCAATGTATTCCTCGGACCGATCGAGAAGATTAACTCTGTCATCGAGACGTATCCCAAAGGCATCGCCGGATTCAGACGTTACCTGGAGCTTCTTGAAGCTGTACCGGATGTAGAAGATACACCACAGGCGAAACCGATTCCGGATGTCAAAGGAGATATTGCTTTCCATAACGTTACCTTTTCTTATGGAGAACACAAACCTACGCTGTCTCAGGTCAATCTGGATATCCAGGCAGGCCAGACGGTTGCTCTGGTTGGACCTTCGGGCGGAGGTAAAACGACGTTATGCAGTCTGATCCCACGTTTCTACGATGTGGATGCAGGACATATCTCCATCGATGGCATTCCGGTGAAGGACATGACGCTGGAATCACTGCGCTCCCATATCGGGATTGTGCAGCAGGATATTTTCCTGTTTGACGGAACAATTCGTGAAAATATTGCATACGGCAAACTGAATGCTTCCGATGAAGAAATCTGGCAAGCCATTCGCAGGGCCCAATTGGAAGAGCTGGTACAATCCCAGCCAGATGGACTCAATACCATGATCGGTGAACGTGGCGTGAAATTGTCCGGCGGACAGAAGCAACGTTTATCCATCGCAAGAATGATCCTGAAAAACCCACCTATTCTCATTTTGGATGAAGCTACATCCGCTCTCGATACCGAGACGGAAGCTGCCATTCAACTGGCCTTGTCCGAGCTGGCTCAGGGCCGTACGACATTGGTGATTGCCCATCGACTGGCGACCATTAGACATGCCGATCGCATCGTGGTGGTGGAGAACGGCACCGTCGCTGAACAAGGAAGTCATGAAGAACTTCTCGCGCGTAAAGGCTCGTACAGCCGACTGCATCAAGCCCAGTTTGGTTAAAGGCGAGGCTTAAAAGTGAGACCAAGTGGTTTGTAGGCTTAAATGCATGATCACAACAACAGAACAACCTTCCCTCTGTCCTAGAGTGAAGGTTGTTTTATATTTACTATTCGTTATATAAATTGAACTACATATTTACACGAGAACGCAGAGGACAGAAATAACCTGAAGAAGCGGGAGCGTTCGCCTAAAAGCTTTCTGCAAGAAAGCTACATCGGAAGCATACGCTATCCCCGGATTTTACCCTTTGAAAAAGGAAATCCAAAAAAATCTGGGGATAACAGCGATCAGAAGATTGTTCTGTCATCGAAGTGGCAAGTGTAAATGGCGTTTAGTTCAATTTATATAACTACCTATCCAGAATGGCATTCGCCCGTTCACGAAATTCCACCGCCGCCTGCTCAGGCGTAATTTTGCCAAACAACAGGAGATCGTACAACTCACGTAACACCGCAGTGACCTCTGGCGCACCTACGGGATCAGGCGGGTCCATCTGAGTGCTGTTATCCGCAACCCAATCGATATAATCAAACACCTGCGCCAGCTCCGGTTCAACCACCAGCTTCATCCGCTCTTTGACACTGGATGAGACGGGCACACCCCGCTCCCCTTTGAGCAGCAGATTGGCATCCAAATCATTCACAAAAAAGCTGATAAACTTGGCAGCTTCCTCCTTATGTCTGGAATTACCCGCCATGGAGAAAAACATGCCTGGCTTCAAGAACAATCCATTCTGGCTGTTTGGCCCAGGCATTGGGGAGATGGTTAAGGGTTTGCCATAACGCTGAGCGGTGCTGATAAATTGGTTGGAATACCCCCAGCTAAACAAAGCCTCTCCCAGATAAAACGGGTCGTTATCAGGCTGGCCAATATCTGATGTCCAGATATCCGGTGCAAAAATAAGCTTCTTCTCTGCGAGCTGCTGCATCCTGCCAAAGTATTCAATAAATAGCCCATCATCCTCATAACCCAACCTCTTGCCATCCTCCGCGTATAGCTTGGAACCATACTGTCTCAAGTAATACGCGAAAAACTGTTCCGGCGTAAAATAGGTTCCCAGATAGATGCCTTTCCCGAGCAATTGCTCGCCCATCCGGTCAAAATCCGCCCATGTCCACGTATCCGTTGGCAATTCAATATCATTGGCCTTTAACACTTCCGGATCATAGATGCTGAGCATGGCGTTAACCCCTAAACTGAGACCATAGGTTTTTCCATTCAGGCTACCACTCTCCAACTGTTCCTTCTCAATATCTGTCGTGTCAATCAGCCCGCTCTGCATGTACGGCGTCATATCCTCCAACAGTTGCAGCGAACTGTACTGGGACAGATAGGAGATGTCCATCTGGATAATGTCGGGCAACGCATTGCCTGCTGCATGTGGTGCAAGTTTTCTCCAGTATTCGTTGAAACTGCTATATTCGTATTCGATGTTCACATGTGGATTCAACTTCTCATACAGGTTGATAACGGCTATCGTTGCATTGTTGCGAAACTCCCCACCCCACCAAGCGATTCGCAGCGTTATCGGCTCTTCTTCCACAATCATGCCTGGCCTTTGATCCAACT
Proteins encoded in this region:
- a CDS encoding ABC transporter substrate-binding protein codes for the protein MGRWMRMIGMLCLMLTLPGCVNQLDQRPGMIVEEEPITLRIAWWGGEFRNNATIAVINLYEKLNPHVNIEYEYSSFNEYWRKLAPHAAGNALPDIIQMDISYLSQYSSLQLLEDMTPYMQSGLIDTTDIEKEQLESGSLNGKTYGLSLGVNAMLSIYDPEVLKANDIELPTDTWTWADFDRMGEQLLGKGIYLGTYFTPEQFFAYYLRQYGSKLYAEDGKRLGYEDDGLFIEYFGRMQQLAEKKLIFAPDIWTSDIGQPDNDPFYLGEALFSWGYSNQFISTAQRYGKPLTISPMPGPNSQNGLFLKPGMFFSMAGNSRHKEEAAKFISFFVNDLDANLLLKGERGVPVSSSVKERMKLVVEPELAQVFDYIDWVADNSTQMDPPDPVGAPEVTAVLRELYDLLLFGKITPEQAAVEFRERANAILDR
- a CDS encoding ABC transporter ATP-binding protein, whose translation is MLRRFMSYYRPYKRLFILDFSCAIAAALLELAFPLAVNRVVDQLLPAGNWSMILAACVGLLGIYLLSSIFHYAVTYWGHKLGINIESDMRRELFQRVQKQSFRFFDNNKTGHLVSRMTNDLMDIGEIAHHGPEDLFIALMTLAGAFGIMLGINWQLAVMTFIIVPLMIYLSLYFSRKMSKAFKRMFADIADYNARVENNVSGIRVVQAFANEKHEVGRFVENNERFRLTKLITYRIMAWNSSLSFILMKFVSLFVLVCGTWFVIQGSMTYGEFIAFVMLSNVFLGPIEKINSVIETYPKGIAGFRRYLELLEAVPDVEDTPQAKPIPDVKGDIAFHNVTFSYGEHKPTLSQVNLDIQAGQTVALVGPSGGGKTTLCSLIPRFYDVDAGHISIDGIPVKDMTLESLRSHIGIVQQDIFLFDGTIRENIAYGKLNASDEEIWQAIRRAQLEELVQSQPDGLNTMIGERGVKLSGGQKQRLSIARMILKNPPILILDEATSALDTETEAAIQLALSELAQGRTTLVIAHRLATIRHADRIVVVENGTVAEQGSHEELLARKGSYSRLHQAQFG